Proteins from a single region of Runella sp. SP2:
- a CDS encoding molybdopterin cofactor-binding domain-containing protein, whose amino-acid sequence MSNRRTFLKTLGLSSASFVLGVSSLAKGNAVVNMSTDPLSLALEINPFIVIQPSGQITLINPRPDMGQGSTQAVPSLLAEELEVSLDQVTIAQSDGKGKYGDQTSGGSSSVRALWTPIRQAGAAAKEMLIKAAAQRWSVPESECYAEKAKVIHRPSGKSLTYGEVADDASKLEIPKNPKLKEPKDFKIIGKYAPRLDVPARVTGKAVYGIDVEVPGMVYAVMLHSPMIHGKVVSIDDSEALKIKGVQKVLKCERPMPHRTSEAVAIIADNYWAALSAKKAVKVQWDNGTLGQTLTTAAYFKKCAEAATKEGLKAEEEGDFAATFGAAAKKLEAVYETPFLAHAPMEPENAIAHIKDDGTAEVWAPIQGPDWALRDLAGYLKIKPEHIKINVALLGGAFGRKAYHDFLLEACFLSKDVKKPVKLVWTREDDITQGPYRPGMMARMQGAVDAKGNIVAYHHHPIGESIQFQVFKAPSNKPDDWVCGELSQKEQKYNIPAFKISYTHVPTEIPIVWWRSVYASNFGFSQEGFFDELAHAANKDPLKARLELMSDARFKKVLETLAEKANWGEKLPAGQGKGIAIFKSFGSISACCVTVAKQGTGVKIEKVVSVIDCGHYVNPDNVKAQTEGNIVMGITAAVKKGITFTNGQSDHTNFHQYQVMRMNEMPKVEIHIVESGAEPGGVGEPGLPPIAPALANAVFAATGKRIRRLPFDLNTLA is encoded by the coding sequence ATGAGTAATAGAAGAACATTCCTAAAAACCCTCGGACTTTCGTCGGCGAGTTTTGTACTGGGGGTATCGAGTTTAGCGAAAGGCAATGCCGTCGTAAACATGAGTACCGACCCACTGTCGTTGGCCCTCGAAATCAACCCCTTTATTGTGATTCAGCCTTCGGGGCAAATCACCCTCATCAACCCTCGTCCTGACATGGGGCAAGGCTCTACCCAAGCCGTTCCGTCGTTGTTGGCGGAAGAACTGGAAGTAAGCCTCGACCAAGTGACGATTGCGCAGTCGGACGGAAAAGGGAAATACGGTGACCAAACCTCGGGTGGAAGCAGTAGCGTACGTGCATTATGGACGCCGATTCGCCAAGCAGGAGCGGCGGCCAAAGAAATGCTTATCAAAGCCGCTGCCCAGCGCTGGAGTGTTCCTGAAAGTGAGTGCTATGCCGAAAAAGCAAAGGTGATTCACCGTCCAAGCGGAAAGTCGTTGACCTACGGAGAAGTAGCAGACGATGCCTCGAAGCTTGAAATTCCGAAAAACCCCAAATTGAAAGAACCCAAAGATTTTAAAATCATTGGGAAATATGCGCCTCGTTTGGACGTACCTGCCCGTGTAACGGGAAAAGCCGTGTATGGTATCGACGTAGAAGTGCCAGGCATGGTGTATGCCGTGATGCTACACAGCCCGATGATTCACGGAAAAGTAGTCTCTATCGACGACTCAGAAGCACTGAAAATCAAAGGCGTACAAAAAGTGCTCAAATGCGAGCGTCCGATGCCACACCGCACTTCGGAAGCCGTCGCGATTATTGCCGATAATTATTGGGCGGCGCTTTCGGCCAAAAAAGCGGTAAAAGTGCAGTGGGATAACGGTACGTTGGGGCAAACGTTGACAACGGCTGCTTACTTTAAAAAATGCGCCGAAGCCGCGACCAAAGAAGGACTAAAAGCCGAAGAAGAAGGCGATTTTGCCGCGACGTTTGGAGCGGCTGCCAAAAAACTGGAGGCTGTTTATGAAACGCCCTTTTTGGCGCACGCACCTATGGAGCCCGAAAATGCCATCGCGCACATCAAAGACGACGGTACGGCCGAAGTTTGGGCACCGATTCAAGGGCCCGACTGGGCATTGCGCGATTTGGCGGGGTACTTGAAAATAAAACCCGAACACATCAAAATCAACGTAGCGTTGTTGGGTGGAGCATTTGGACGTAAAGCCTACCACGATTTCCTACTGGAGGCTTGTTTTCTTTCAAAAGACGTGAAAAAGCCCGTAAAATTGGTGTGGACGCGGGAAGATGACATCACGCAAGGGCCTTACCGCCCAGGAATGATGGCGCGGATGCAAGGTGCGGTGGATGCCAAAGGAAACATCGTGGCTTACCACCATCATCCGATTGGCGAGTCGATTCAGTTTCAGGTATTTAAAGCGCCTAGCAATAAACCCGACGACTGGGTATGTGGCGAGTTGAGTCAAAAAGAACAGAAGTACAATATTCCTGCGTTTAAAATTTCTTATACCCACGTTCCTACCGAAATCCCTATCGTTTGGTGGCGTTCGGTGTATGCGTCCAACTTTGGTTTCAGTCAAGAAGGGTTTTTCGATGAGTTGGCACACGCGGCCAACAAAGACCCGTTAAAAGCACGTTTGGAACTGATGAGCGATGCCCGTTTCAAAAAAGTACTAGAAACGCTGGCCGAAAAAGCCAATTGGGGCGAAAAACTGCCTGCGGGACAGGGAAAAGGCATTGCGATTTTTAAATCGTTTGGAAGTATCAGTGCCTGCTGCGTGACAGTAGCAAAACAAGGCACGGGTGTAAAAATCGAAAAAGTAGTGTCCGTGATTGACTGCGGTCATTATGTAAATCCAGATAACGTAAAAGCCCAAACTGAAGGAAATATTGTGATGGGGATTACGGCTGCGGTGAAAAAGGGTATCACCTTTACCAATGGCCAATCAGACCATACCAATTTCCACCAGTACCAAGTGATGCGCATGAACGAAATGCCCAAAGTAGAAATTCACATTGTAGAAAGTGGTGCAGAACCAGGAGGTGTGGGTGAACCAGGGCTGCCACCGATTGCCCCTGCATTGGCCAATGCCGTTTTTGCCGCCACAGGAAAACGCATTCGTCGATTGCCTTTTGACTTGAACACGTTGGCGTAA
- the aat gene encoding leucyl/phenylalanyl-tRNA--protein transferase produces MSLLSADDLIYGYMNGIFPMADSDGTLYWYSPDPRAIIPLDTYKPAKSLRPVLNKGTFEIRINADFEGVMRGCAAPRPDEENTWISEEIIDAYTELHRLGFAHSVETYVDNQLVGGLYGVAIGAVFFGESMFHTVSNASKVAFHYLIENLRRKNYELLDTQFINDNVRRFGAIEIPKSEYVRLLKRGIAQKARFTDDSVAHLFTSL; encoded by the coding sequence ATGTCTCTACTCTCTGCCGACGATCTTATTTACGGATATATGAATGGTATATTTCCGATGGCAGATTCCGATGGTACATTGTATTGGTATTCTCCCGACCCTCGGGCTATTATTCCGTTGGATACGTACAAACCTGCCAAGTCATTGCGTCCTGTTCTCAATAAAGGCACGTTTGAAATACGCATCAATGCCGATTTCGAGGGCGTCATGCGGGGATGCGCCGCGCCGCGCCCCGATGAAGAAAACACTTGGATTTCGGAAGAAATCATTGATGCTTATACTGAACTACACCGACTTGGTTTTGCCCACAGCGTTGAAACCTACGTTGACAACCAACTCGTTGGCGGCTTGTATGGGGTGGCTATTGGGGCAGTTTTCTTTGGCGAATCCATGTTTCATACAGTTAGTAATGCCTCTAAAGTCGCGTTTCATTATTTGATTGAAAACCTTCGTCGGAAAAACTATGAATTGCTAGACACCCAATTCATCAATGACAATGTACGTAGATTTGGGGCAATTGAGATTCCTAAATCAGAATATGTTCGACTTTTAAAACGCGGCATTGCCCAAAAAGCGCGTTTTACCGATGACTCAGTAGCTCATTTATTTACTTCATTGTAA
- a CDS encoding (2Fe-2S)-binding protein encodes MAAITLDINGKKHDLDIDPKMPLLWAIRDVVGLKGTKFGCGMAQCGACTVHMNGHPTRSCVLPVQSVVGSKITTIEGIGTEEKLHPVQQAWIDEQVPQCGYCQSGQIMAAAALLKDKPTPTDADITSAMQGHICRCGTYDRIRKAIHTAAKAKSPKGEMSGGK; translated from the coding sequence ATGGCAGCTATCACTTTGGATATCAATGGAAAAAAACATGACCTTGATATCGACCCTAAAATGCCACTTTTGTGGGCCATTCGCGATGTTGTTGGATTGAAAGGAACAAAATTTGGGTGCGGAATGGCACAGTGTGGCGCCTGCACTGTTCACATGAACGGTCACCCAACTCGCTCGTGTGTATTGCCAGTTCAGTCAGTGGTAGGAAGCAAAATCACGACCATCGAGGGAATTGGTACCGAAGAAAAACTCCACCCTGTTCAGCAGGCTTGGATTGACGAACAAGTACCTCAATGTGGCTATTGCCAATCAGGGCAAATTATGGCCGCGGCGGCGTTGTTGAAAGACAAACCTACCCCAACCGATGCCGACATTACCAGTGCGATGCAAGGCCACATTTGTCGGTGCGGCACTTACGACCGCATTCGTAAGGCAATCCATACGGCGGCAAAAGCTAAATCACCCAAAGGCGAAATGTCGGGAGGTAAGTAA
- a CDS encoding glycoside hydrolase family 43 protein has protein sequence MKSILIYSLLLFSTLQASAQAKREIFFADVTIFVEGGKYYLTGSKSGNDGPQGFAFLESKDLKTWTLPAKSKDSLGMILTKGDHTFGTKGFWAPQIFKDKGTYYMTYTADEQTVLTESKSLLGPYRQKEVEPIDGTEKNIDSYIFKDSDGKYYLYCVRFDKGNYLYAAEFDLKTKKIKPETLKRCFDQTEPWEATPNFKSGPIMEGPTVIKLKNKYYLFYSANHFQNIDYAIGYAVADSPFGPWVKYKNNPIIHRSIVGENGSGHGDLFEGLDKQLYYVYHIHNSAEKVGPRRTRIVPVVKQWDEKAGIYTFSVKGGEVIVPVIIPAKRSKN, from the coding sequence ATGAAATCAATTCTTATTTATTCTCTCCTTTTATTCTCTACCCTACAAGCATCAGCACAGGCAAAGCGTGAGATTTTTTTTGCAGATGTGACCATCTTTGTAGAAGGAGGCAAATATTACCTTACTGGGTCAAAAAGTGGAAACGATGGGCCGCAGGGATTTGCCTTTTTAGAATCAAAAGACCTAAAAACATGGACACTCCCTGCTAAGTCAAAAGATTCGCTGGGGATGATTCTGACCAAAGGCGACCACACCTTCGGCACCAAGGGCTTCTGGGCACCCCAAATATTCAAAGATAAAGGCACTTATTATATGACCTATACGGCTGATGAACAAACCGTTTTGACGGAATCAAAATCGTTATTGGGTCCCTACAGGCAAAAAGAAGTGGAGCCTATTGATGGCACTGAGAAAAATATCGATTCCTATATTTTCAAGGACTCTGACGGCAAATATTACCTTTATTGTGTACGTTTTGACAAAGGGAATTACTTGTATGCCGCCGAATTTGACCTGAAAACCAAAAAAATAAAGCCCGAAACCCTGAAAAGATGTTTTGACCAAACCGAACCTTGGGAGGCAACGCCTAATTTTAAATCAGGCCCCATTATGGAAGGCCCTACGGTTATAAAATTGAAAAATAAATATTACTTGTTTTATTCAGCCAATCATTTCCAGAATATCGATTATGCCATTGGCTATGCCGTGGCTGATTCGCCCTTTGGCCCTTGGGTAAAATATAAAAACAACCCTATCATTCATCGTTCCATCGTTGGTGAAAACGGCTCAGGACATGGTGACCTGTTTGAAGGACTTGACAAACAACTGTATTATGTTTACCACATTCACAACTCAGCAGAAAAAGTAGGCCCGCGCAGGACACGCATTGTACCAGTCGTAAAACAATGGGATGAAAAAGCTGGTATTTACACGTTTAGTGTAAAAGGGGGCGAGGTCATTGTACCCGTAATTATTCCAGCAAAGCGTTCTAAAAACTAA
- a CDS encoding acyl-CoA dehydrogenase, which produces MAQYYSRRNLNFLLHEVFDAASLNKYPYFNAHDRETIDMTIDAVTQIGDNLMYPYLRDLDRNPPELHNGKVTVHPKVGDYLKAMGEAGLIGTSFSFEDGGQQLPEVVSSCLGFIVMAANNGMMYTGLTSGAAGLINSFGTDELKQTYVANMLSGKWQGTMALTEPQAGSSLSDITSTAAPQADGSYLIKGQKVFISAGDHDQCENIIHLMLARIEGAPKGTKGISLFVVPKYRLDGADNDVTSTGVYHKLGQRGVPAMHLTMGDRDDCRGWLVGEPHKGLSYMFQMMNEARIGVGMTGAAIASAAYCASVQYAKERPQSRRLNEKGVLDSPQIPIIQHPDVKRMLLLQKAVVEGSLSLLLETARCVDIAHASEDPEEKEKYHLILELLTPIAKTYPTEMGLVAVSNGLQVLGGYGFTEDFPLEQYYRDIRITPIYEGTTGIQSQDLLGRKMTMKGGKPAQLLFAEVSKTIAEAETHEELKPYAQKLKAELGRLQEVTMALMPYAMQGDIERYLMDATLFMEMFGIITIAWQWLKQGVVAKNALLTQQPEGDELAFYESKIHTMKFFFHYEVPKTLGLAVRLKDTEVLTIETEKELAL; this is translated from the coding sequence ATGGCACAGTACTATAGCCGTCGTAATCTTAACTTTTTACTTCACGAAGTATTTGATGCTGCATCGCTTAACAAATACCCGTATTTCAATGCTCACGACCGTGAAACAATTGACATGACGATTGATGCGGTGACCCAAATCGGGGACAACTTGATGTATCCATATTTGCGTGACCTTGACCGTAATCCCCCCGAACTGCATAATGGCAAAGTGACCGTTCATCCGAAAGTGGGCGATTACCTCAAAGCGATGGGCGAAGCTGGGTTGATTGGAACAAGTTTTTCGTTTGAAGATGGTGGTCAACAACTTCCTGAGGTGGTGAGTTCGTGCTTAGGGTTTATCGTTATGGCTGCGAATAATGGCATGATGTACACGGGTTTGACCTCAGGAGCAGCGGGGTTGATTAACTCGTTTGGTACGGATGAATTAAAACAAACCTACGTCGCTAATATGCTTTCGGGCAAATGGCAAGGAACGATGGCGTTGACCGAGCCTCAGGCGGGTAGCTCGCTGTCAGACATTACTTCCACGGCTGCTCCGCAAGCCGATGGAAGCTACTTGATTAAAGGACAAAAAGTCTTTATCTCAGCGGGTGACCACGATCAGTGTGAAAATATCATTCACTTGATGTTGGCTCGTATTGAAGGCGCTCCCAAAGGAACCAAAGGCATTTCACTTTTTGTGGTGCCGAAATACCGCCTTGATGGCGCTGATAATGACGTAACTTCAACGGGAGTATATCATAAACTAGGGCAACGCGGTGTACCTGCCATGCACCTCACCATGGGGGACCGCGACGACTGCCGTGGTTGGTTAGTTGGTGAGCCACACAAAGGGCTTTCGTACATGTTTCAGATGATGAACGAAGCGCGTATCGGCGTCGGGATGACGGGCGCGGCGATTGCGTCGGCGGCTTATTGTGCATCGGTGCAGTACGCCAAAGAACGCCCACAAAGTCGCCGTTTGAACGAAAAAGGCGTATTAGATAGCCCACAAATTCCGATTATTCAGCACCCCGACGTAAAACGGATGTTGCTTTTACAAAAAGCCGTGGTAGAAGGTTCGTTGTCGTTGCTGCTAGAAACGGCGCGTTGTGTTGACATTGCTCATGCTAGTGAAGACCCTGAGGAAAAAGAGAAATACCACCTCATCCTCGAATTGTTGACACCAATTGCGAAAACATACCCTACCGAAATGGGGCTTGTTGCGGTGAGTAATGGCTTGCAAGTACTTGGAGGATACGGTTTTACGGAAGATTTTCCTCTCGAACAGTACTACCGTGATATTCGTATTACGCCTATTTACGAAGGAACAACGGGTATTCAGTCGCAGGATTTGTTGGGACGTAAAATGACAATGAAGGGCGGAAAACCTGCTCAATTGTTGTTTGCCGAAGTTTCAAAAACCATTGCTGAAGCCGAAACCCACGAAGAGTTGAAGCCTTACGCCCAAAAGTTGAAAGCCGAACTGGGTCGTTTGCAAGAGGTAACAATGGCCTTGATGCCGTATGCCATGCAGGGCGACATCGAGCGTTATTTGATGGATGCAACGTTGTTTATGGAAATGTTTGGCATTATTACGATTGCCTGGCAGTGGCTGAAACAAGGAGTCGTGGCCAAAAATGCGTTGCTCACCCAACAACCTGAAGGCGACGAATTAGCCTTTTACGAGAGCAAAATTCATACGATGAAGTTTTTCTTCCACTACGAAGTGCCCAAAACGCTTGGATTGGCCGTTCGATTAAAAGATACCGAGGTGCTAACAATTGAGACCGAAAAAGAGTTAGCACTATAA